The genomic DNA cactataaacatatagggaaaagtgaccacgccctctggcggccatgttatttgacgaatcagtataattaaacaaacttggagagggtcacacaaagaccatttgtgtaaaattattctaaaatcgggccagcagtttcacacaagaagactttTCAAGTTTCTAataaatacatatagggaaaagggatcacgccctctggcggccatgttttttgacaaatcaaaataatttgaacagtattaGTACAGGGTCACAAAgtaaccatttgtgtgaaattatttaaaaatcggaccatcggtttaggaggaaatTCGTTCgaagtttttttctaattttacttctggcagcccctatgtgcaaccaagcagaaccgtttgaacaactttggcaAAGAACCACCTAaagaacatcatggccaagtttcatcaaaatccatgatcacgctgtgtccgtcgtccgtcgtgcatccgtccgtcttcaacaataattttgtttaaacgacatctcctccaaaaccacagaATGGATTTAGTTGAATCACATTTTTCTGGGTTAGTCGCTGTAAATGCCGTGCAAAAAGGagaaaattttcagatgtcaGACAGTTATTGTaatactgacagattatatgttattgaaacacacAATAATTAATTCCTTTTACTAATATTTTCCATTCGAAATTGAGAAGCGTTTGTAAAGGGGTACCGGGGATAAACTACCTTAataataaagctttataattaactGGCGCTAAATACGTAATGCTCCGTGGTGTACTGCTCTTGTCCGCAGGAAAACGTTTCTTGCCGCGGCCGCCCGTGTTCGATTCCTGACTCAGGCTTTTTTAAGTtggcatttttaaagatattttagaaacaaaacgttcataatataaccaaacttcacttttaaaaatatcatttaatgccaaaatctggaggtcagtgcctgtTGTGATCTTTTCAGTTCACACTTTATAATTGACATAAGCGTACAAAACATACCGTTTGTCTTCCATGTCGCCAGCAGCTTCAGGAGGTCTACCTCTTCTTGTTTCTGTAGTTTCATGCATTGAATCAGGTGTTCCATTTGCAAGAAACTATTCTGATATCTCGGGTTGTCCCATTCACTGAAGTTACAATGAGCCCATAGGTTGCGGACATCGTCACGTACCTGAAATATCATTCCGCTTGAAATTTCAGATATAGAACGCCTGGAACTCTAACTGCGTAAGAAACAACAAACCAGTTTTATAATTGGAAGCTGTCATTGAATGGACGCATTTACGACTTCAGTCTTCCCATAGTTATTCGTCATAAACTATAAAACTGTATGCGACGAGGCTTTTGGAAtgatttttgtatgaaaataacTATTGTATCTATATGTATGTTGAAAACAAACGAGTCAGCTACACTCTGCTAAGGTCagtatttttgtattatatttatgGAGCTAACACGCCGCTATCACTAGCGATAAACAGAATATCTAATGAAAAGCAAAGTACtggaaatcatatatttttctttaaaaaaaatcataatttatttaaacttaaaattagggTTTAAACATTACCGTTTTTGAAGCAGTCCGCAAGTTTTGTGGAAACTTGTCGATATTGATAACGAGTGCCAGTAGCGCTGATGTGTCGCACGTGTCATCAAAACCTGTATAGTGTGCCATGTGTGTCTGAAGGAACAGTTTAGATAGGTCGACGCAGTTCTGCACTCTGAAGTCATACTTCTGCGAATCGTTCTTTCCCTTTACTTTTTGAACAGTACCATTGCCGTTGATGGCTTCGTAGTTCAGTTCTTTGTTTGTCGGTCTGTAACGTCTTAGATAGTGTCTAAACGTTTGGCTGTCGATATTGTCCGAAGTTTTCAATGAGGCATACACAGTTTGTAGAATCGGCGGCACATACTTCCTCAAGGCTGGTGCAATAATACTATGTAAACATATCCCGATGATAAGCCATCTTTTCTGGTCGTCTTGTAAAGCAGGTCCTATAAGTACAATATTTATGTTAGTACAAAATTTCTTATATCTGATTTATGTTTAAGTTTACTGCGTTTATTATGGTCTACACGTAGTGTGGGATCATCATAAGTATATTTCCGTCCGGCCAGCTTACAGAATGTCGGTTCCCGCCCGTGGGAGGGGCACgttggatcttcctccaccatatgtcgccatatgacctataattctgtgcgacgttaaacccaacgaaacaaaagaaaacacaCCATAAGTGTATTTATCATGTTAAAGCTACAGTATATATGGTACTGAAAAATGACacagtgggtgaaaataaaagtcaaGTATTGGCGTAAATGCAAGTAGaatataaattttctttctttttttttctgcattatttcaagtGTCGCAACGGTTTattaccttctgcacaatattgtTAGTTATTCAcgagaatatcttgcaaaaatcttatgtcaataagtttgtaccactagtcactttgaGAGAACtcatttttatggatttttgagagaaattattttgcgCCTTAACTGTGTATGTTAGTTCCTTTAATAAACAACAACGTTACCTTGAGCAGCAATAACGTTCTTCGCTAAGTCTTTAACTCTCTTCTCTAGCTCAGAATCCTTGCAAAGTTTTTGTGGCGCTTCTAGTTTTCTATATTTACATGACGGTTCTTGGGGACATTGTTGGTCTCCAACCGTGTCGTCTGTCCTCACTGTAAGTCTCGTTGAGGATGTACCACTAGCCACTGCACCCGGTGAATCGTTGCTCTCTGGTACCCCACCACTAGACATTGCGatccctttaaaaataaaatgttaaataacttaTTCATTGAAAATAcgggtattgtttaatcatccCGCAGGACACGATAAATAATGCATCAAAAGGGATCCGAACCTACGAACTCCTGATTTGCATTTTATGGTCTACTTTTTGCGTAATCTGGGTTCTGCATAATGGTTCAGCAAATCGGGAGTTTAACTGCCTATGTCACTAACACAAGatatttatttcgaatttcttaGGAGAAATTATGCAGAAAAGATTGATGTTTACACTCTCAGCACAACGTAGAATCCGTTTAGCTGTCATTACGGCTTTGGAATAAATAAAAGTACATAGATATTAGTATGTAAATTAATCACCCCATATTTAATGTAAAGAACTATATCCTATGTCAAGTGTCATGCTTACACAAGCCACTAGCCGGACAATTAAAGTATTTCTATGTTTTGTTGTCCTTTTTATCTTTTTCGAGTCAAAATCCAtttttcatagagacaaaagccagacTATTCGGAGATTTCCttagaggactgatgttaaaattaccATGATATGGACTAGCTCATCTTTCAacattaaatacataaaaatgtaaaaactctATCATATTCTAGGAATTTTAACATTAATCCTCTCTAGTATAGACTGGCTTTTGCCTTTTGAACAGAACacaaaaaactacaaaacaaagtAAGCCCCTAATACCATATTAATTATCAGTCTATTAAGTGGCTAATAAAGCTATATTTAACAATTCATGtagcagtttttattttattcattttagagGTATTTAACCGTACTTATGTACATAATTTATGTAGCAGATAAACCCTTTTTTAGCTGAATATGATTAAGATACTCCTCCCGCACGGTAATTTCAACGAcatcatgtttatattattgtttgattgttatggttctcatgcatcgttgaacttaAAAGGTTGTCGATAATTAAAGTTAAGAGCATCAacataatgttatacaaaaatattttctgtattagcacgttttaataaaaaagacatacttagtataaatttatcaaacatgttatcgtttgagttattgTGCGGGATTTAGGCACGCGTCGCAGTTCCTCGGCAGTGTGTTTATTTCAAAAACGAAaatactttaacaatattttatgcATGAAAGTAAAAAATAACTGTATCTGAAGTGctatattacaagaaattttaaataaaaaaaatgagccATCACTTGGTTGACTAAAGTTCACCTACAGTATTTTCTTACAAACATACATGTAGGATATTTCGTGATTCTAAATATAGATTCTTTTAAGTCTATGATTATGTTAAGTGTCGTTATTAGATTTAGTAATTTTCCgtcaattttaagatttttaactAAAGACAATAAATAATGTTTCGATGAGACAACCATTTCCTTCTCTGCTGTgaataaatatcattatttatatAGAAGAGCTATAAACAAATCTTACCTCTGCCTATCCGGAAGTCACTCACTACTTATGAAACTGTTACGCAAAAAATCCAGTACACAGGTCCCCGTATTATAACCGCATGAACAGTATGTAgtacattgaaaataatttaacattaAGAAGCCTATAAGTGGTTATAGAATAAACAGCGCAACAAAACCCTATTTAAAAACTCTTTGTGAGAAAAAAGgattacatttaaaaacaaagcactgagagtactgatagAAAGGTGCATTTCAGCTCTATACGGCCTATTTGCAACATGGCAGAATTCACGTGTACAGCTAACAGAATCAGAACATCAAAAACAATTCTCAAGGACTTCCCTTTCGTCAAGTTATTAATGTTTTGCTTTTTCGACTGACTTATTGATGGTTCTGCTGGGTTTACTTACGCTTCCTTATTTCGTTAACCAGGAATTCCTATCATTCAGTACACATGATAAATGAATGCAAGTTAAACTATGTATTATCAGGATATAGCCCTAAAGATAATGAAAAGCTTCGAACGAAAGGGCGCAATTCAAATAGAGTAGGAACAACACCTAGAACACACTTTCCATCAGTACCTGTTACGAGAATGGCTATCAGATATGTAGAATTGAACACCATCAACCACTATAatgatttttaacatatttttaaaagagCCCCTTCAAGGGTATGGTAAATCTGCCAATCTACAAGCGGGCTCAGAGAATAATTCTATTTGCCTAATAAGCACTCTTTTACCTTTGTGTCAAACACGTTCTGGCGAACTGACCGGATTTGACAATTCCAAAGTTGAACTGATTGGGGACATTGCAAAAAGGGTGGCTGCCAGCAAACAGAATGTCATTTATATCTTCAGCTTGAATATCAGAACACGAATTTTTGTAATTCACAGTAAATCAGAAATATTAGGTAACTTGGGACACATTGTCGACCCCTTATCACTTTTGGGAGACATTCAGCAGCTTTGTTAAAGTTGGCTGTATTAATTAATGAAAACACCATTGCAAAACTTTGTACgtattttaaatataaagtaGGTCTAGACCCTAATGAAATCCATGCAATCAAATGAAAATGGCCCATTATGTCATTTTTGCATCACTACCTTTTCAGTGTTTATTTACAGCCTTCATCTGGcataaaatatgtatcaaaaataatGTTACATTAATTATGCGAATTAGACAATGCGTATCTTCATGGACATTCCTGCATTTCCTGAGACAATTAAACTCCTTAAGCGTTATATTGTGCTTTCCATGACAACTTTGCTAAAAACAAAGTTCAGAACAAGTTCAACTTATGTTTGCTATAcaacataaaaattaatatgtacaCTATTTACATACTGTTATGCAGTGTCAAGATTTTCaggttacatgtatatactacaAAAAAAAGAGTAGAAAGCACCTGCCATCATCTCCATCTGGTCCGCGCGCAAGTTTTCGGATTGACCTACTTAGCTGGTATATAAACGAGCTTGATCTCAAAATCGGATTGACCTACTTGCAAAACAAGACCGACGCGCGAACCGGATGGAAATAAGTCAGGTGCGCGCAAGGCTGTGAATGTAATTTTTCCAAAGTTTACACAATATTTAATACATCTAATATTgcatattgaataatttatctttattttttatatatttacatatttctaCTTCTTTAATACTGTATTTGTCATGCTAAAGTCAAAAACCAGAATTAAGCTATATCATATttataagtacatgtacttaATATCCtagaatttatttattgttttaattattttacttatACGAAATATGAATAATAAGTACTTATAATATATCTTCTTAAGGacaaattaataacaaaataaacaggGAAAGACATACTGCATGTAAATAAATGTgactaaaaagaaatttttacttcattttaagTCTtagttaaaagtatatatttttaatttttaacctaAGTAATAGAATATCATAACAATGCCGGTTTTGTTATAATAAGTTAATAATGAATTGTATTAGGTATGTGACTACCAGTGGTGCTAAAGGATGTAAGACAGTTCACACAATCCCCGCACCACATGGAAACATATTAAAggaaaagaaatattcaaaattatcaattatCATATAAATCAATATGTGATGTTTTATCATCTTGAATATTATCATGGCATAATAATgcagattttattgtaataaatttactgtgtgtttatatatgaaaataaaagataatattaGATTTTATCTGTTAGCCTGCAATCCAGAATGAATTTCTTTAGACCTTTAAAAATAGGGGTACTTAAAGATTTGGCAGGGTCCAGTATATTTTTAGTGCTATAGTCAATTTTTAATTGTATAAagattttctgaaattctaatCTTTGACTATAAAATTCTGAGCACTCCAAAAATAGATGATCTGTGGTATATTTAATGCCACATTTTTCACAGTTAGGACCTGCGCCTTTTACAAACTGGCCTGCACTACCAGGTAATAATGTGGTGCCTAGCCTTAGCCGTGTAATAACCTTGTCTATCCTGTTATGGCTAGAGAATTTAATAGGACGGCTAAAACCCACCTTGGTCTTAATATGTCTGTGACTAGATATTTCTTTGTCATAGGCATTTTGCCATTTTTGGACAATAGAACTTCTAATTTGTGAATAGACCTCGGTGGGTGCTAGGTCAATATTCTCAGTAACATATTTGTGATCCAGGCCTGACTTGGCCGCCATCTCTGCTCTTTCATTACCAGCTATACCTATATGTGCTGGACACCATACCAAGGTAACCTGTAGACCTGCGTTCAGGCAGTCATTATATATTCTTATAATTTCAGATAAAAGTTCTGGTCTCGACCGACTATTATTTGATTTCAGCGAGATCAGTGATGAAAGtgaatcagaaaaaaattgcTGCCTTGTTAGGTTTATTATCTAAAATCCAGCACATTGCTTTTTTAATAGCTAGTAACTCTGCAGTATAGATGGATATTTTATCTGTTAACCTATCacttatttgaacattttttgatGGAATCACTAAACCCATAGCTACTTTGCCAGAATCAGGACTTTTTGACCCATCTGTAAATATATGAAGATAATCACTgtaatttttatcaatataaatctGTGTTTCTGTTTTTGCGAGGCCATTTGCAAATCAGATTTCGTTattttttctgttaatgaaatatctaTAACTGGCAAGTCAAGAGTCCATGGCGGAACCAAATTAGGCCTGTGATCAGCCACCTTAATATCTTTAACACCACAACTTTCAGTAATTTCTTGGGCCATGGCCCCAAAAGGTAACATTGGAATTTTTTGTTTGGCCTGAATAAAATAGCCTTTACCTATAATATCATTTACTGGATTGCTAGGCCTAGTTTTTACCCTAGTACAATATCTGCCAATCTGTTCAGTCCGCCTAAGCCTGAGGGGTGGAATACCCGCCTCAATCTCTAGAGCATGAGCAGGGGTGGAGTGAAGGGCTTTAAGGGCTAACCTCAGGGCTTTATTCTGAATTGTATCTAGCTTAGTAAGTAGATACTCTTTAGCACAAGAATAGATTTGCGCACCATAATCTATTTTTGAACGTATTAATGACTTATACAGAAGTAAGAGGCTGTTTTTATCTGATCCAAAATCTGTGCCTCTTAACATTCTCATAATGTTTAAGTCTTTATTACACCTTTTGTGTTTAACTGGCCCACCGGTTGAGACGGGTATTGTCTGTTCAGCCACTGACATGATTTTTCCTGATATATTATAGCAGAAATTATCAA from Mercenaria mercenaria strain notata chromosome 11, MADL_Memer_1, whole genome shotgun sequence includes the following:
- the LOC123532002 gene encoding uncharacterized protein LOC123532002 isoform X2, encoding MSSGGVSEDSDPLGAEASGTSPTSVTAGTDDTVRDQQCPQEPSCRYRELEVPQKLCKDSEIEKRLEELAKNATPAQGPALQDDQKRWLIIGICLHSIIAPALRKYVPPILQTVYASLKTSDNIDSQTFRHYLRRYRPTNKELNYEAINGNGTVQKVKGKNDSQKYDFRVQNCVDLSKLFLQTHMAHYTGFDDTCDTSALLALVINIDKFPQNLRTASKTVRDDVRNLWAHCNFSEWDNPRYQNSFLQMEHLIQCMKLQKQEEVDLLKLLATWKTNGSALLQGTIGFEVLTEVKKATSILAEYCKITGATADENFENIYRVLTNVCSNLECLKQIVYTMETDRKKYWEKLKSLQQKVDSLSSKEDSSNEIHHFYTPGRIKNICWP
- the LOC123532002 gene encoding uncharacterized protein LOC123532002 isoform X1, with the protein product MSSGGVPESNDSPGAVASGTSSTRLTVRTDDTVGDQQCPQEPSCKYRKLEAPQKLCKDSELEKRVKDLAKNVIAAQGPALQDDQKRWLIIGICLHSIIAPALRKYVPPILQTVYASLKTSDNIDSQTFRHYLRRYRPTNKELNYEAINGNGTVQKVKGKNDSQKYDFRVQNCVDLSKLFLQTHMAHYTGFDDTCDTSALLALVINIDKFPQNLRTASKTVRDDVRNLWAHCNFSEWDNPRYQNSFLQMEHLIQCMKLQKQEEVDLLKLLATWKTNGSALLQGTIGFEVLTEVKKATSILAEYCKITGATADENFENIYRVLTNVCSNLECLKQIVYTMETDRKKYWEKLKSLQQKVDSLSSKEDSSNEIHHFYTPGRIKNICWP